The Chryseolinea soli genome contains a region encoding:
- a CDS encoding GH92 family glycosyl hydrolase produces MRHLLSKGIFLLSLSSLSIPLLAGPGNIASQATITASTELNADFNARNIADGMIRIPGKGEWACVGDTTDWGYIRFPWIQLEWKSEQKINKVVLYDRPSLRENIAGGKLLFSDGSIIWVNQLPNDGTGKAIAFDTKTVRWVKFITTDGTGRNLGFSEIEVFSSPEQFTDYVSMVDPYIETNRGRYFFFVTGSRPFGMVSAAPHTRNKNQNGGGYNYNEQHILGFGQIHCWMLSGIEVMPAQVSVDPTKGEPAWKSKFTHDEEIVQPGYHRVYLQDADTWTELTTTERVSFYRFRFTRDMNTQILANLGGYLSNSTMANAEVKKTSPSEFEGSLSSVKRYWGGPKDVKIYFVIRFDKPFQTLNGWKGARRLKDLTTLSGDSLGVSAGYDVKAGEQLQMKIGISYTSIDNARKNLETECTTWDFDAVKNESQKIWNDWLGKIKVEGGRVDQRVKFYTDLWHVLLGRHKINDVSGDYPDRTTGKRDGNFTDAVFKVKTLPRDANGNLKYNMYNSDAFWLTQWNLNVLWGLAWPSVQDEMSASMIQYADNGYLLPRGPSGGGYSYIMTSSPTTMLIASTYMKNMLTKVDPAHAFEVVKRNHLPGGMLGSTADIEFYTKHGWWKDNAGITVEAAFQDWAIAQMAQKLGRKKDYTFFMDRSAGWKKCFNPKWNLLFPKDAKGNFLHDDPLSGRGWVEANAWQATWAVSHDLPGLAKLMGGKDSLAAKLNYAFEKAEPSNFVFAYTDGYVSYANQPGCSNAHVFNYAGKPWLTQYWVRQVKEKAFGGTTPDLGYGGHDEDQGQMGGTSALMAIGLFSVQGNAAVDPVYELTSPVFDTITISLDPKYYKGKQFVITTHGNSDENVYIQKATLNGKSHPQFWIRHADYAQGGQLELWLGKEPNQNWGTISGN; encoded by the coding sequence ATGAGACATCTCCTGTCAAAAGGTATATTTCTTCTGTCGTTGAGCAGCCTTTCCATACCGCTCCTGGCCGGTCCCGGAAACATTGCGTCACAGGCTACCATCACGGCGTCCACCGAACTTAATGCCGATTTCAATGCCCGGAACATTGCCGATGGCATGATCCGCATTCCGGGCAAAGGCGAATGGGCTTGTGTGGGCGACACGACCGATTGGGGATATATTCGTTTTCCGTGGATCCAACTGGAATGGAAGTCGGAGCAGAAGATCAACAAGGTTGTGTTGTATGACCGGCCGTCCCTGCGCGAGAACATCGCGGGCGGCAAACTCCTGTTTAGCGACGGCAGCATCATCTGGGTGAACCAGCTTCCCAATGATGGAACCGGGAAAGCGATTGCGTTTGATACCAAGACCGTCCGCTGGGTAAAGTTCATCACCACCGACGGAACGGGTAGAAACCTCGGGTTCTCGGAAATCGAAGTCTTTTCCTCGCCGGAGCAGTTCACGGACTATGTGTCGATGGTCGACCCGTATATAGAGACCAACCGCGGCCGGTATTTTTTCTTTGTCACCGGCAGCAGGCCTTTCGGCATGGTGAGCGCTGCACCCCACACGCGCAACAAGAATCAAAATGGCGGTGGCTACAATTATAATGAGCAACACATCCTGGGCTTCGGACAAATTCATTGCTGGATGCTCTCGGGCATCGAGGTGATGCCGGCGCAGGTTTCGGTTGATCCCACAAAGGGAGAACCCGCCTGGAAATCAAAATTTACGCACGACGAGGAAATCGTGCAGCCGGGCTATCACCGCGTCTATCTTCAGGACGCAGACACGTGGACGGAACTCACCACAACCGAGCGCGTCAGCTTCTATCGTTTTCGCTTCACGCGCGATATGAACACGCAAATTCTCGCGAACCTGGGCGGCTACCTGTCCAACAGCACCATGGCCAATGCCGAAGTGAAGAAGACTTCCCCTTCCGAATTTGAAGGTTCGCTCAGCTCGGTGAAGCGTTATTGGGGTGGTCCCAAAGATGTAAAAATATATTTCGTCATCCGTTTTGATAAACCCTTTCAAACCCTCAACGGATGGAAAGGCGCGCGACGGTTGAAAGACCTCACCACCTTGTCGGGCGACAGCCTCGGTGTCTCTGCAGGCTACGACGTGAAAGCGGGCGAACAACTTCAAATGAAAATTGGCATCTCCTATACCAGCATCGATAACGCGCGAAAGAACCTGGAGACGGAATGCACGACTTGGGATTTTGACGCGGTGAAGAACGAATCACAAAAGATCTGGAACGATTGGCTGGGAAAAATTAAAGTAGAGGGCGGCCGCGTCGATCAGCGCGTGAAATTTTATACCGACCTCTGGCACGTGCTGCTGGGCCGTCATAAGATCAACGATGTTTCGGGCGATTATCCCGATCGCACCACCGGCAAACGCGATGGCAACTTCACCGACGCCGTATTCAAAGTGAAAACGCTGCCACGTGATGCCAACGGAAACCTGAAATACAACATGTATAATTCAGACGCGTTTTGGCTCACGCAATGGAATCTCAACGTGCTCTGGGGGCTGGCATGGCCGTCGGTTCAAGATGAGATGTCGGCTTCCATGATCCAGTATGCCGACAACGGCTACCTGCTTCCCCGCGGGCCGAGCGGCGGTGGCTACTCCTATATTATGACCAGCAGCCCCACCACGATGCTCATCGCCAGCACCTACATGAAGAACATGCTCACCAAGGTTGATCCCGCCCATGCGTTCGAGGTTGTGAAACGCAACCACTTGCCCGGTGGCATGTTGGGAAGCACCGCCGACATTGAATTTTATACAAAACACGGCTGGTGGAAAGACAATGCGGGCATCACTGTCGAAGCGGCTTTTCAAGACTGGGCCATCGCCCAAATGGCGCAAAAACTGGGACGAAAAAAAGACTACACATTTTTTATGGACCGGTCTGCGGGATGGAAAAAATGCTTTAATCCAAAATGGAATCTCCTGTTTCCAAAAGATGCAAAGGGAAATTTTCTACACGACGATCCGCTCAGCGGCAGGGGATGGGTGGAAGCCAATGCGTGGCAAGCCACTTGGGCGGTGTCGCACGACCTGCCCGGGCTGGCCAAACTCATGGGCGGAAAAGATTCGCTGGCCGCAAAATTGAATTATGCTTTTGAGAAGGCGGAGCCCAGCAACTTTGTGTTCGCCTATACCGATGGTTATGTGAGCTACGCCAATCAACCCGGCTGTTCGAATGCGCACGTTTTCAACTATGCCGGCAAGCCATGGCTCACGCAATACTGGGTTCGCCAGGTAAAAGAAAAAGCCTTTGGCGGCACAACGCCCGACCTAGGCTATGGCGGGCACGATGAGGATCAGGGGCAAATGGGTGGAACGAGTGCCTTGATGGCCATCGGTTTGTTCAGCGTGCAAGGCAATGCTGCCGTCGATCCGGTGTATGAGCTCACCAGTCCTGTTTTTGATACGATCACCATTTCACTCGATCCGAAATATTATAAGGGCAAGCAGTTTGTGATCACCACGCACGGCAACAGCGACGAGAATGTCTATATTCAAAAGGCCACACTCAACGGAAAATCCCACCCGCAATTTTGGATCCGCCATGCCGACTATGCACAAGGCGGTCAATTGGAATTGTGGCTGGGAAAGGAGCCCAACCAGAATTGGGGAACGATTTCCGGCAACTGA
- a CDS encoding SusC/RagA family TonB-linked outer membrane protein: MSKKFYRDIGLFLLTVACFLAATPAGFSSPAIFLVQQTKISGKVSSADGEVLPGVNVIIKGTNEGTVTDADGLYTINVPGPDATLVFSFIGFSPEEITVGNQTRLDVTMTPALEALSEIVVIGYGEVKKSDLTGSVSSVKAEELKAIPTTSFDQALQGRAAGVQVQQTSGQPGAEASIRIRGTSSITAANEPLYVIDGMLVNSSTADVTAGGFNGPRIGPLSAINPSDIESIEILKDASATAIYGSRGANGVILITTKRGKKGTSALNFESYYGVQQVSKQLDLLNASQFGSLVNEARSNAGLPLIYTDPQNLGTGTDWQKEIYRTAPIQNYQLSFTGGTEKTQYAISGGLFDQDGVVIGSDFRRYSFRTNINTEISKKLSVGTNLSLSSTRGNVLNTGLQFIAPGVIGEALTMNPILPVYDATQKGGYTYENTIGPAQAAQTGTVAGNPVAEARSAQALSTSTRILGNVEAKYKIIDGLVFKTSFGIDGVFSKDRMFQPSWLRAAQAAKGAAGQATLQGVTWLNENTLTYDKQLRGKDNLNVVVGYTLQEFQNESFGTNVFGTDDQLGYHHLGSASNPQAPYNSESKWSMVSYLGRAQYSLNHKYLFTVTGRVDGSSKFGAANKYAFFPSGAFAWRMSDESFMQGIEFLSDLKLKASLGTIGNQAINPYQSLPTVASYGQGVFNNGTTVLPYNSSQPQIYNNPNLKWETTRQFNAGFDAGFFDGRIQMTAEYYRKYTYDLLLNTPISSTTGFETTYLNVGNVENKGFDLEITTVNTSPSSALKWNTSLNVSMNQNEVTKLATDSDVQLGNGLILREGQPIGTFYGYVFDGIFQTDEEASKSAVFANQKSGASQAKAGDRKYKDIVPDGVIDDKDRTIIGHALPKYTWGLNNTLSFKNFTLNFFFQASQGNNMNNLNRMFLEDMNGEHNVLADAALNRWTPTNPSNEYPRALAKRTADVGTISSKFIEDASYIRLKNVNLAYNVPSMMLDRFGMRSLRIYVSATNLFTSTNYRGYDPEGSSYGTATAYPGIDQGRYPLTKTYLVGLNLGF; the protein is encoded by the coding sequence ATGAGTAAAAAATTTTACCGCGACATAGGACTATTCCTCCTGACGGTAGCCTGCTTTCTGGCCGCAACCCCGGCCGGTTTTTCATCGCCGGCTATTTTTTTAGTACAACAAACCAAGATCTCCGGTAAAGTATCCTCTGCCGACGGCGAGGTTTTGCCGGGGGTAAACGTGATCATCAAAGGAACCAATGAAGGAACGGTGACGGATGCCGATGGACTTTATACGATCAACGTTCCCGGTCCGGATGCTACCCTGGTGTTTTCATTTATCGGCTTCTCGCCGGAAGAGATCACCGTCGGCAATCAGACCCGTCTCGACGTGACCATGACCCCCGCATTGGAAGCGCTTTCGGAAATTGTGGTGATCGGTTATGGTGAAGTGAAGAAGTCGGACCTCACGGGTTCGGTTTCGTCGGTGAAGGCCGAGGAGTTGAAAGCCATTCCCACCACATCGTTCGACCAGGCCCTGCAGGGAAGAGCTGCCGGCGTACAAGTGCAACAAACTTCGGGTCAGCCGGGTGCGGAAGCCTCCATACGCATTCGGGGAACCAGTTCGATCACGGCGGCCAACGAGCCACTCTATGTTATAGACGGTATGTTGGTGAACAGCAGCACCGCTGATGTTACGGCCGGTGGTTTTAATGGCCCGCGCATTGGGCCGCTTTCCGCGATCAACCCCAGCGACATTGAATCGATCGAAATATTAAAGGATGCCTCCGCGACGGCGATCTACGGATCGCGCGGCGCCAACGGCGTGATCCTCATCACTACGAAACGTGGTAAGAAGGGAACCAGCGCCCTGAATTTCGAAAGCTATTATGGCGTTCAGCAAGTTTCGAAGCAACTCGACCTGCTCAATGCGAGCCAGTTCGGCAGCCTGGTGAACGAGGCCCGGTCAAACGCCGGTTTGCCGCTGATCTATACGGATCCTCAAAACCTCGGCACAGGCACCGATTGGCAGAAGGAGATCTACCGCACAGCACCCATACAAAACTACCAGTTGTCATTTACCGGCGGCACCGAGAAAACACAATATGCCATCTCCGGTGGATTGTTCGATCAGGACGGCGTCGTGATCGGCAGCGACTTTCGCCGGTATTCCTTTCGCACCAACATCAACACCGAGATCAGTAAAAAGCTTAGCGTAGGAACCAACTTATCGCTTTCCAGCACGCGCGGCAATGTGTTGAATACGGGTCTTCAATTTATTGCGCCGGGTGTGATCGGCGAAGCATTGACCATGAACCCGATCTTGCCGGTGTATGATGCCACACAAAAAGGAGGGTACACGTATGAGAACACCATCGGCCCGGCGCAGGCAGCACAAACCGGAACTGTGGCCGGCAACCCTGTGGCTGAGGCAAGAAGCGCGCAAGCCCTGAGCACCAGCACCCGGATCTTGGGAAATGTAGAAGCGAAATATAAGATCATCGACGGCCTGGTATTCAAGACCAGCTTTGGCATAGACGGTGTGTTTTCAAAGGACAGAATGTTTCAGCCCTCGTGGCTCCGCGCTGCGCAGGCTGCGAAGGGCGCCGCCGGTCAAGCGACCTTGCAAGGTGTGACCTGGCTGAATGAGAACACGCTGACCTACGACAAGCAGCTTCGTGGAAAAGACAACCTGAACGTGGTGGTGGGCTACACCCTGCAGGAATTTCAAAACGAATCGTTCGGCACCAATGTTTTTGGGACCGACGACCAGTTGGGATATCACCACTTGGGTAGCGCCTCGAACCCGCAGGCTCCCTACAACAGCGAAAGCAAATGGAGCATGGTGTCGTACCTGGGACGCGCGCAGTATTCTCTGAATCACAAATACCTGTTCACCGTCACCGGACGGGTGGATGGCTCGTCAAAGTTTGGGGCCGCGAATAAATATGCCTTCTTCCCCTCCGGCGCATTTGCGTGGCGGATGTCGGATGAGTCTTTTATGCAGGGAATTGAATTCCTGTCCGACTTAAAACTGAAGGCTTCTCTCGGTACGATCGGTAACCAGGCGATCAATCCGTATCAATCGCTTCCTACTGTCGCCTCCTATGGTCAAGGGGTTTTCAACAACGGCACCACCGTGTTGCCCTACAACAGCAGCCAGCCGCAGATCTACAACAACCCGAACCTGAAATGGGAGACCACCCGGCAATTCAACGCAGGCTTTGACGCCGGTTTTTTTGACGGACGCATACAGATGACGGCCGAGTATTATCGAAAATATACCTACGACTTGTTGCTGAACACCCCGATCTCCAGCACCACCGGATTTGAGACCACCTATCTGAACGTGGGCAATGTTGAAAACAAAGGTTTTGACCTGGAGATCACTACGGTGAACACCAGTCCCTCCAGTGCGCTGAAGTGGAACACCTCGCTCAACGTTTCGATGAACCAGAACGAGGTGACCAAGCTGGCCACCGATAGCGACGTGCAGTTGGGCAACGGCTTGATCTTGCGGGAAGGACAACCCATCGGCACGTTCTATGGCTATGTGTTCGACGGCATTTTTCAAACCGATGAAGAAGCCAGTAAGAGCGCCGTGTTTGCCAACCAAAAAAGCGGAGCAAGCCAGGCCAAAGCCGGCGACCGGAAATACAAGGACATCGTGCCTGACGGTGTGATCGACGACAAGGACCGCACTATCATCGGACATGCGCTGCCGAAGTATACCTGGGGCTTGAACAACACCCTCTCTTTCAAAAACTTCACGCTGAACTTTTTCTTCCAGGCCTCGCAAGGCAACAACATGAACAACCTGAACCGGATGTTCCTGGAGGACATGAACGGCGAGCACAACGTGTTGGCCGATGCAGCCTTGAATCGCTGGACACCGACAAACCCCAGCAACGAATATCCCCGCGCGTTGGCAAAACGCACGGCCGATGTGGGCACCATTTCTTCGAAGTTCATCGAAGATGCATCCTACATCCGGTTGAAGAATGTGAACCTCGCCTACAACGTTCCTTCGATGATGTTGGATCGCTTTGGTATGAGAAGTCTCCGGATCTATGTGAGCGCCACCAACCTGTTCACCAGCACTAACTACCGTGGCTATGATCCGGAAGGCAGCAGCTATGGAACCGCCACCGCTTATCCCGGTATCGACCAGGGCCGCTATCCGCTGACAAAAACTTACCTGGTGGGTCTTAACCTTGGTTTTTAA
- a CDS encoding RagB/SusD family nutrient uptake outer membrane protein: MKSLTIHMKTAGAILLLSLLSVSCKDFLEENPKDRQTTTNFYTTEENALSAVNAIYAHLNSQSGDTFGGVYFGGFWVTEGLSSDEMINLQSGSPDQDQLATFTQDPNNATLYEIWKQHYKAISLANVAIAKIPGIQMDETLKARYINEAKFLRGLLYFNLVRMFGRIPLLTSDITSTTPPAAEVDAIYTQILADFNDATNLPADQADGRGRATAGAAHALLAKVYLTRKDYDNAIAECEKVINSGKYELWDNFADIFKIANRGMKEAIFSVGFGTAGSALSFWEVAQVHVRLLPPELASAGITSNTLGWTAPTQALVDSYDATDERRDVTVFNRFSETVGGTAYNVPFSRYYFRKYWDVTVPTEFNTSEANIDFPVIRYADVLLMYAEALNEKDRSQEAHDAVNLVRHRANLADLSGLSKDAFRDAVLVERRHELAAEGHRWFDLVRTGKLEQLVPLAKPGVIPQAKHYLFPIPQRERDLDPNLPQNDY, from the coding sequence ATGAAATCATTGACTATACATATGAAGACGGCCGGTGCCATCCTCCTGTTGTCGCTGTTGTCAGTTTCTTGTAAGGACTTCCTGGAAGAGAATCCGAAGGACCGTCAGACGACGACGAATTTTTATACGACCGAGGAAAATGCCCTGTCGGCCGTGAACGCGATCTATGCGCATTTGAATTCTCAGAGCGGCGACACGTTTGGTGGGGTTTATTTTGGAGGCTTCTGGGTAACGGAAGGATTGTCTTCCGACGAGATGATCAACCTCCAGTCGGGATCGCCCGACCAGGATCAGCTCGCCACCTTTACACAAGACCCCAACAATGCGACGCTTTATGAAATTTGGAAACAACACTATAAAGCGATCTCCCTCGCCAACGTGGCCATCGCCAAGATCCCAGGCATCCAAATGGACGAAACGCTGAAAGCACGCTACATCAACGAAGCGAAATTTCTCCGGGGATTGTTGTACTTCAACCTGGTGCGCATGTTCGGCAGAATCCCGCTGCTGACGAGCGACATAACCTCAACGACCCCGCCAGCAGCAGAAGTCGATGCGATCTACACGCAGATCCTCGCCGATTTCAACGATGCTACGAATCTTCCCGCCGACCAGGCCGATGGAAGAGGACGCGCCACAGCCGGTGCTGCACATGCCCTGTTAGCAAAAGTATACCTCACGCGTAAAGACTATGACAACGCCATCGCAGAATGCGAGAAAGTGATCAACTCCGGTAAATATGAATTGTGGGATAATTTTGCAGACATCTTCAAAATTGCAAACCGCGGAATGAAAGAAGCCATCTTCTCGGTTGGCTTTGGAACCGCTGGAAGCGCACTCAGCTTCTGGGAAGTGGCGCAAGTGCATGTGCGTTTGTTGCCTCCTGAGCTGGCTTCGGCTGGGATCACCTCCAACACGCTGGGATGGACAGCGCCCACGCAAGCCCTGGTGGACAGCTACGATGCCACCGACGAACGCCGCGATGTGACCGTGTTCAATCGCTTCAGCGAAACGGTGGGGGGAACTGCTTACAACGTGCCGTTCAGCCGCTATTATTTTAGAAAGTATTGGGACGTTACGGTGCCGACTGAATTCAACACCTCCGAAGCCAACATCGATTTCCCGGTGATCCGTTATGCGGATGTGCTGTTGATGTATGCCGAAGCCTTGAACGAAAAAGACCGGTCGCAAGAAGCACACGACGCTGTGAACCTGGTGCGCCACCGGGCGAACTTGGCGGATCTGTCGGGGTTGAGCAAGGATGCCTTCCGCGACGCCGTGCTGGTCGAGAGAAGACATGAGCTGGCAGCCGAAGGCCATCGTTGGTTTGACCTGGTGCGCACGGGCAAGCTGGAGCAACTCGTGCCGCTGGCAAAACCCGGCGTGATCCCACAGGCGAAGCATTACCTGTTCCCCATTCCGCAGCGCGAACGCGATCTCGATCCCAACTTACCTCAAAATGACTATTGA